The segment GGCAGCAGCCGGCGTTGCGCCTGAGCATCATGGCAAAACTCGATATCCTGACCTACCCCGATCCCCGTCTGCACACCGTTGCCAAACCCGTTGCGGCAGTGGACGACCGCATCCGCCAGCTGGTGAAGGACATGGCCGAAACCATGTACGAAGCGCCCGGCATCGGGCTGGCCGCCACGCAGGTCAACGTGCATGAGCAGGTGGTGGTGATCGACGTCTCGGAAACGCGTGACCAGCTCCAGGTCTTTATCAACCCGGAGATCGTCTGGGCCAGCGACAACCGAAAGGTGTGGGAAGAGGGCTGCCTGTCGGTGCCCGAGGTCTATGACCGCGTCGAGCGCCCCGACCGGGTGCGCGTGCGCGCGCTCAACGAGAAGGGCGAGAGCTTCGAGCTCGAAGCAGACGACCTGCTGGCCGTCTGCATCCAGCATGAGATCGATCACCTGC is part of the Cupriavidus necator genome and harbors:
- the def gene encoding peptide deformylase — protein: MAKLDILTYPDPRLHTVAKPVAAVDDRIRQLVKDMAETMYEAPGIGLAATQVNVHEQVVVIDVSETRDQLQVFINPEIVWASDNRKVWEEGCLSVPEVYDRVERPDRVRVRALNEKGESFELEADDLLAVCIQHEIDHLRGKVFVEYLSPLKLNRIKSKLQKRERTRM